The region aaatatcctcTCTTATCAACTCTCTGATAAGATGCTAGACATATGGTGAGTACCTTTAGCACCTTCAGtactgtatttgcaaatatgaagCCTTTTCATATAACAAGATTTCTTCTCTGCTGTGGGTCATTTAAACATATGCTAAATAGGTCTCAACCTTACCTTTGTAGCTGAGTCACATCAGAGACATACATATTTCTCTGAATAGAGATGTGCTGCCCACTGTCTTTCCTTCTAACTTGCTTTGCAGAACACATCTCCTTCAGCCAAAAattctttttctggcccttgtAACTGGAAGATCTTGGTTCCATTCTTATCCTCAGTTCACTTTCTCCTCACCATTCTCTTACTTATTATTTCTCTGATCCACATGCGGATTAATTATCCTTTCACCCCATGGGAAAGAGAAAGCTCACTGGGTCATTCTGGAAATTGTCTTTCATTCAGTGCAGTGTTTGAAATTCTAGGGAGACAATATAGTTCAGGAAATAGACTTCTAGTGAGGCAATGTCACATGATGAAAGACGTGCTTTTTCAATATGGGATACTTAACTCCAGTGTCAGAAAAAGTATTTTGGCTCATGTTCAATGCTATTTGCAAGAAGATCTTGGTAGGGGCATTTGAAGCTTCCTCCGTTTCTAGAATCAATTAATCCCCCTGTTGGCAACACATTCTGGGATGCGATTCTGTGCTCTGCCTTGCAGTCtattaacaacccagtcctaaactTCCTTATCACCCAGGgctgtagtggtgccaaaatggtgaccactgcatcctatggggaaaGCAAACAATGCCAGTTCTCCTCAgagtaacagaacaaacattcccttaccccgtgtagtgACCAGGccgccccaatgggtttccttggatctgtgcctgctattgagctggagcagaatggaggagacccatgttgggtttcctggcccaggaggagggttaggatatggcagcagagcctgccaccatctctgccccctcctgggctcatcctctcccactccctgaccTCTCcttgcccagttctgcctcctccccacccctcccccactccaaaatgcCCTGCCATTGGCTGGTGATAAACCTTACCACTGGGAACCCTCGTCACTTGTTCTCTGGAGCCGCGGCCCCACtggtggagtgctggtgctgggcccaacaggcttgggccctaagtcacgGGTTTGCCAGAGGTCATGGGTTTGTCTCAGTGATATGACTCCATCATCATGCCAATACAGTGCTATGAGTATGCCTGCATAGGTTTTGGATGGCTTATCCATTATGCTGGCAAAATTCCATTGGTGCAAGGCCCACACTGACCAGGCACATGCATGCAATGTGGCCATAAAGAAGCACAGATTTGTCCCAAATCGTTTAGCCCTCTTCCATTCCAGATTTATTCCATTCCTCTGCATAATGTTATGCTGAAATTAGGGTGGTGCAAGGAAGTCATGAGCGGTCACCCAATGAAGTCATGAGTGGTCAAAAAACCACGATTGCACTCATTCACCCAAGGGAAATGTCTGAAATTGTCAAGTGTATTAGTTTAGTTTTAAAGAACAGCTTTGCATGAAAACAAGCAACAGTGTTAGGCGTGCTAGAGTGAAATAACTGAAGCTACAACAGGAAACTAGAAAAGGCTTGCATCTCACCTTGCTCAAAGGGTAAAAATGGTGATGGCATCCGCCTTGCATGAAGATTTGGTTTTGCTAAGCGTACAAAATGAGCCCATATATGGGAGCTACGTAGCTTGCGAGGGGCGAATAAAGAGGGAAGACTTGTAAGTATACAAGGTATAAAAGCCCAACTACTGTGGCTCAGGAGCTCCTCTGCTTGACATCTGCTGTATCACTTAGTTACTCCTGTATCAGCTGAACAAACTGATAAACATGAACTGAATTGCTGGTGTTGTCTGAGCAACCAAACAGTTTGACAACAACAGGAAAACTGAACCCATTCTTATGAGAGGGGAGGGCCAGAACAAGACTGGAAGAGAGGCCACAGGGGTAACACCTttgctgcactgggtgacaccaaactCAATGATAGCACTGGAATATAGCATTCAACCTGAAAGCAGGCATTCTTCATGTGTGTACAGTGTAGAATGGGAACATGAAGGTATGGGTTAACCCTGATTATGCTAATCTCTCCTTTGTGATGCCTCCGCCAGGTAGTCTTAGGTTTAATGCTTTTCTGAGGTGAGACTACTGGCGGGAGAGTGAAGCAGGCAGCTGCAATCCCAGATGCTCCTCAGTCTGCACTCTTGAAACAGAAAAAAGATGAAGCTGCTCAGTCCTCTCCTTTAACTTCCTGGGCATCTTGAAATGTAAAGAAGAGAGATCTCTGACCACTGCTTTCTTATTGCACCAAAGCATCCAAGAGAGTCAAAAGTGGGCAGTTCACTTAGCTCCTTTCTTAGTGCTGCAGTGGTGCTAAGAAAGGCCAAAGCAGGAAGGAGCAGCATGTGTGTACAGTATATACGTATAAGCATGGGCATATACCCGAAGAACCATGGTGACCCAATGGCAGGGATTTCTCTGAGGGATTTCTctaaaacctcctgattttagaaatgggttaagtcagaatgccagatgtaggggagggcaccaggatgaggtctcttgttatctgctgtgctccctggggcatttgctgggccgctgtgagatacaggaagctggactagatgggcctatggcctgatccagcagggcggttcttatgttcttaactacaattcccaggaagccttgcaggtctcttgttatctggtgtgctccctggggcatttggtgggccgctgtgagatacaggaagctggactagatgggcctatggcctgatccagtggggctgttcttatgttcttaactacaattcccaggaggccttgcaggtctcttgtaatctggtgtgctccctggggcatttggtgggccgctgtgagatacaggaagctggactagatgggcctatggcctgatccagcggggcggttcttatgttcttaactacaattcccaggaagccttgcaggtctcttgttatctggtgtgctctctggggcatttggtgggccgctgtgagatacaggaagctggactagatgggcctatggcctgatccagtggggctgttcttatgttcttaactacaattcccaggaggccttgcaggtctcttgtaatctggtgtgctccctggggcatttggtgggccgctgtgagatacaggaagctggactagatgggcctatggcctgatccagcggggcggttcttatgttcttaactacaattcccaggaagccttgcaggtctcttgttatctggtgtgctccctggggcatttggtgggccgctgtgagatacaggaagctggactagatgggcctatggcctgatccagtggggctgttcttatgttcttatgttcttatgttgagggCTCCCAGAACATGTCACTGTTGCAGCACACTGGAAGTTACCCCTCTTCCAttctcacccactttccagcctaTTAAAACGGTTGGAGCAATGCTGAAAAGGTGCGCCCTTCTCTTAGTtgttcctctcctccacccctccttctctctctggtGCAGGAAATGATGCGTGGCAGGCCACCAGGATTATTTATATCCCTGCATTCCTGTCATCCGGCATTCCCGAACCCTTCATAATATTTCAAACACCAAGGAGTGAAGGAGAGATCAAATaaagcaagggagagagagagagagagagagatagctcTCTTTATCCACATCAGCCAAGAAGGGCAAGCAACCACTGACGCTGGCAGCGCAACCGTGAAAGAGGGGATGGGGATCCATGAGGACAGTTGGGATGaagaaggggaatgaattccttTGCATTACTGATATCATGGCCTGGGCTCAGAATTCACTGAGGCACCTAATTTtcttagaaaaaaataaaatctgaattAAACACATCACTAGCAGAGATGGTGACAGTATTTTGTGTAGGTTTATATATAGAATTCGCAATATAAGCAAGATTTGAATCAGAGCTTCCATATGCAAGACTGAATAAGAGCTTCCTTATGCACAGGTggttcgtgcactggagaggacactctgttccagaaccaccattcagagtgtgacaccatagtcttccaagactgaaggatgccaacatgcacaGATCAGCCACACAGCCATTCTACAGAACACACTTCCTCAAATCATAGGCATCATGCTTCATGAttctccccacacacccctcctGACACATCAAATGATTTTTAGTTGATAAAAACCAACAACTCCTTAATTACAACATCTGTGAAGAACTCTTTTCAGGGCTCTCTTGACCTCCCGATTTCTCAGGCTGTAGATGAGGGGGTTTACCAAGGGTGTGAGAACAGTGTAGCCGACAGAGAAGAATTTATTGATATCTATCAGTTCATTGGTTTCTGGTAACATGTAGACAATCATGAGGGTCCCATAGAAAATGGTCACAACAGAGAGATGAGAGGAGCAAGTGGAGAAGGTCTTTTGCCTCTCGGCCGCTGAAGAGATTCTCAAGACTTTGACAATGATGCAAACATAGGAAGCCAGCgttaggacaaaaggaggaaaggtaaATGTAGAAGTCAAAAGAAATATCAATGTAGAAGCAAGCTGGGTGTCATTGCAGGACAGTTGTAGAATTGGGAAAGAGTCACAGAAAAAATGGTTGATCACATTTGGGCCACAGAAAGTGAGCTGTGACATCAATGACGTGATGATGGTACTGGCCATAAAGCCACTGATCCAAGATCCACATGCCAGATATTGGCAGAGCCTGCGACTCATCAGTGTTGCATAATGAAGGGGCTTGCATATTGCTAAATAGCGGTCATAAGACATCACAGACAGAAGGTAACATTCAGTGCCAGCCAAACCACCAAAGGCAAAATATTGCATGATGCAGAGCCTAATGAAAATGCCCTTATTCCCAGATAGGAAAATGACCAGCATCTGGGGTAGAATGGTGGTGCTGTAGCAGAGTTCAAGAACCGACAAATTTCCTAAGAAGAAGTACATGGCTGTGTGAAGATGCTGGTCAGCTACAATGAGAAGCAGGATGAGAAGGTTCCCAGCCATGGCTGCAATGTAAACTAAGAGGAAGAGCAGGAAGAGAGGAATCTGCAGGTCCTGCACATCTCCAAATCCAAGAAGGATGAATTCTGAAATTGCAGATTCATTGTTCATTTCCATTTTTGCCATCACATGATCATCTGGAGAAAGAGTAAAAAAAGAGGCAGAAATAGAGGGTGATGGCACATTGTGAAGGATGAAGATCAAAATGGTTGTAAAGTGGGTAGTGCACTTGGTTCTTTTAATGGGATTTGTCTTTTTCTGTTCCATAAAATACATCCAACCAAGGGActaaaaaattatattttagcTCAGTTTCTTGGGCCATGATTCATTATTACCCATGTGATACATACCTGAGCTACATGCAGATGACATTAATCTACAATTAGTATGTGTAACCGAAGTTACACATAGTAactgaagaagtgctgaacaacattgagtgcgtGCCTGTGCTGCAGGAGCTTGACAGTCAACCATCTCTAGCAGAACTTAACGTGGCCCTGGACGCCCTTGCCCTGGCAAGGTatctgggaaagacagcatttaggaccccatggaagcctctctgtggctcctgacagggtcggaaactgtgcttctggtttaccggaagcacagtttatagcaggggtgtcaaacacaaggcatgggggctggatgcggcccacaggAGCTTTTTATTTGGCTCTTAGGctagttgctgagcagtgctgaagtgttactgcttaaagggcagcccacatgaaaattgggctctccaatatcttgaaatatgttcaagatttgtgtattttctcttctgtcatttgcagctaatgaattcctaaataAGAATTGCTTATTTtctgttatgacctgtttaatgacatcatttcctgcctaatgacatcacttctggtcctcagcataTGTCAGTAAACACATGTCAGTAAAAAATGT is a window of Tiliqua scincoides isolate rTilSci1 chromosome 5, rTilSci1.hap2, whole genome shotgun sequence DNA encoding:
- the LOC136653590 gene encoding olfactory receptor 5AR1-like — protein: MEMNNESAISEFILLGFGDVQDLQIPLFLLFLLVYIAAMAGNLLILLLIVADQHLHTAMYFFLGNLSVLELCYSTTILPQMLVIFLSGNKGIFIRLCIMQYFAFGGLAGTECYLLSVMSYDRYLAICKPLHYATLMSRRLCQYLACGSWISGFMASTIITSLMSQLTFCGPNVINHFFCDSFPILQLSCNDTQLASTLIFLLTSTFTFPPFVLTLASYVCIIVKVLRISSAAERQKTFSTCSSHLSVVTIFYGTLMIVYMLPETNELIDINKFFSVGYTVLTPLVNPLIYSLRNREVKRALKRVLHRCCN